In the genome of Macrobrachium nipponense isolate FS-2020 chromosome 42, ASM1510439v2, whole genome shotgun sequence, one region contains:
- the LOC135213355 gene encoding mucin-2-like, with amino-acid sequence MAARFRGQSGKRHRRNVFTYSIDTSVSGNLTISPYCGVQNSVTGSIAEVISNITDYFLNAQTSSSPDEAECMTNLLSEVVTKLESGEIANITDAALAAKIDSAVLTLSTLIQQLEGQASTAASTTTSSRSTTTQSPTTTTIAATTTTQSITTTTPSATTTTQSPTPTTPAATTTTQSPTSNHNNSITNNNSCSNHTTQSPTTTPAATTTQSTTTTHVATTTTPAATTTTQSPTTTTPVATTTTQSPTTTTLAATTTPAATTTTQSPTTTTPAATTTTQSPTTTTPAVTTTTQSPTTTNPAATTTTQSTTTQSPTTTTSAATTTTQSPTTTPAATTTTQSPTTTTPAVTTTTQSPTTTTPAATTTTQSPTTTTRATTTTTQLLTTTTPAVTTTQSPTTTTTPAATTTTQSPTTTTPVATTTTQSPTTTTLAATTTPAATTTTQSPTTTTPAATHYTPSPQQHSCSTTTPQSPTTTAPAATTTTQSPTTTTPAVTTTTQSPTTTTPAVTTTTQSTTTPAATTTTQSPATTTSTATTTTQSPTTTTFAATTTTQSSTTTTPAATPTTLLSTTTPAATTTTQSLTTTTPAVTTTQSLTTTPAATTTTSITNHNSCSNHNNSITNNNNSCSNHNSITNYNNTCSNNDNNSFTNYNSCSNYNSITNHNISCSNHNQSVTTTTTAAATTTTQSPTTTTPAATTTTPAATTTTPASTTTQSPTTTTPVATTTTQLPTTTPAATTTTQLPTTTTPAATTTQSRTTTTPAATTTTQSPTTTTLAATTTTQSPTTTSPAATTTTQSSTTTAAATTTTQSPTTTTPVATTTTQSPTTTPAATTTTQSPTTTSAATTINQLPTTTTTPAATTTTQSRTTTTPAATTTTQSPTTTTLAATTTTQSPTTTSPAATTTTQSSTTTAAATTTTQSPTTTTPAATTTQSLATTTPAATTTTQSLTTTTPAATTTTPAATTTTQSPTTTTPAATTTTQLLTTTTPAASTTTQLLTTTTPAATTTTQLLTTTTPAATTTTPAATTTTQSRTTTTPVATTTTQSPTITTPAATATTQSPTTPAATTTTQSPTTTTPAATTTTQSPTTTTPAATTTQSPTTTTLAATTTTQSPPSNKLQTSCTNNNNNSITNYNNTCSNHNNSITNYNSNTQHSINIQTTLAVTTTTQSPTTTPAATTTTPAATTTTQSLTTTHAATTTQSPTTTTPAATTTTQSPTTTPAATTTTQSLTTTTPAATTTTPAASTTTPAATTTTQSPTTTHAVTTMTLLSTTTSAATTTPSPTTTTPAETMTTPSPTTTTVAATKTTPPATTTALAATTTSLTPTTTPGATTTPGATITTPSPTTTTPAATTTTSSLTTTPAETTSQSPTTTTSAATTTSPKTTTPAATTTTPSPTTTTTAATTTPSATTTPTATTTTPSLTTTTTAATTTTSAATPTRPSPTTTTTLAITTTPSPTTTTTITPSPTTTPVVTTASSPTTTTPASTTTSPSPPISTPAQTTTSSTQSTTTRSLTTSTTAAAPTTTQPSTTAPAPPTTPTPTTTISGTFSQNQTTYSESENLNFLKSKCGNVLMPSDYLHFFTIRTQRFGIKIHSHKDLARSIDTSVSGNLTISPYCGVQNSVTGSIAEVISTITDYFLNAQTSTSPDEAECMTLLLSEVVAKLESGEIANVTDAALAAKIDNAVLAVSALIQQLEGQTSTGKGITNFALKF; translated from the exons ATGGCAGCGAGATTCCGAGGCCAATCAGGGAAGAGACACAGAAGGAATGTCTTTACCTACAGCATAGATACATCAGTTTCTGGAAACCTGACGATATCACCATACTGTGGTGTGCAAAATTCAGTCACAGGCTCTATTGCAGAGGTCATCAGCAATATAACTGACTACTTCCTTAATGCACAAACAAGTAGTTCACCTGACGAGGCTGAATGCATGACTAACTTGCTCTCAGAAGTAGTTACAAAGTTGGAAAGTGGAGAAATCGCTAATATTACAGATGCGGCTTTGGCAGCCAAAATCGACAGTGCTGTCTTGACGCTATCTACACTTATCCAACAACTGGAAGGACAAGCGTCAACAG CAGCATCTACCACAACTTCTTCACGATCCACAACAACTCAATCACCAACTACAACAACCATTGCAGCAACAACTACAACTCAATCGATAACCACAACAACTCCTTCAGCAACCACTACAACTCAATCACCAACCCCAACAACAcctgcagcaaccacaacaactcaatcaCCAACC agcaaccacaacaactcaatcaccaacaacaactcctgtagcaaccacacaactcaatcaccaacaacaactcctgcagcaaccacaactcaatcaacaacaacaactcatgTAGCAACCACAACAACCCCTGCTGCAACCACTACAACtcaatcaccaacaacaacaactcctgTAGCAACGACAACAACACAATCACCTACTACAACAACTCTTGCAGCAACCACCACTcctgcagcaaccacaacaactcaatcaCCAACTACAACAACTCCTGCAGCAACCACTACAACtcaatcaccaacaacaacaactcctgcagtaaccacaacaactcaatcaccaacaacaacaaatcctGCAGCAACCACTACAACTCAATCAACAACAACTCAATCACCAACTACAACAACATctgcagcaaccacaacaactcaatcaCCAACCACAACTCCTGCAGCAACCACTACAACtcaatcaccaacaacaaccactcCTGCAGTAACCACAACAACTCagtcaccaacaacaacaactcctgCAGCAACCACTACAACTCAATCACCAACCACAACAACTCGTGCAACAACCACTACAACTCAATtactaacaacaacaactccTGCAGTAACCACAACTCAATcaccaacaaccacaacaacccctgcagcaaccactacaactcaatcaccaacaacaacaactcctgTAGCAACTACAACAACACAATCACCTACTACAACAACTCTTGCAGCAACCACCACTcctgcagcaaccacaacaactcaatcaccaaccacaacaactccTGCAGCGACACACTACACTCCATCACCACAACAACACTCCTGCAGTACCACAACCCCtcaatcaccaacaacaacagctCCTGCAGCAACCACTACAACtcaatcaccaacaacaacaactcctgcagtaaccacaacaactcaatcaccaacaacaacaactcctgCAGTAACCACTACAACTCAATCAACAACAACTcctgcagcaaccacaacaactcaatcaCCAGCTACAACAACATCTAcagcaactacaacaactcaATCACCTACTACAACAACTTTTGCAGCAACTACAACTACTcaatcatcaacaacaacaactcctgCAGCAACCCCAACAACTCTATTGTCAACAACAACTCCTGCAGCAACCACTACAACTCAAtcactaacaacaacaactccTGCAGTAACCACAACTCAATCACTAACAACAACTCCTGCAGCAACTACAACAACTTCAATCACCAACCACAACTcctgcagcaaccacaacaactcaattaccaacaacaacaactcctgCAGCAACCACAACTCAATCACCAACTACAACAACACCTGcagcaacaacgacaacaactcATTCACCAACTACAACTCTTGCAGCAACTACAACTCAATCACCAACCACAACATCTCCTGCAGCAACCACAACCAATcagtcacaacaacaacaactgctgcagcaaccacaacaactcaatcaccaaccacaacaactcctgcagcaaccacaacaactcctgcagcaaccacaacaactcctGCATCAACTACAACtcaatcaccaacaacaacaactcctgtggcaaccacaacaactcaattACCAACAACAACTcctgcagcaaccacaacaactcaattaccaacaacaacaactcctgCAGCAACCACAACTCAATCACGAACTACAACAACACCTGcagcaactacaacaactcaATCACCAACTACAACAACTCTTGcagcaactacaacaactcaATCACCAACCACAACATCTCCTGCAGCAACCACAACCACTCAGTCATCAACAACAACTGctgcagcaaccacaacaactcaatcaccaacaacaacaactcctgTGGCAACCACTACAACTCAATCACCAACTACAACTCCTGcagcaactacaacaactcaatcaccaacaacaacttCTGCAGCAACCACAATAAATCaattaccaacaacaacaacaactcctgcagcaaccacaacaactcaatcaCGAACTACAACAACACCTGcagcaactacaacaactcaATCACCAACTACAACAACTCTTGcagcaactacaacaactcaatcaccaaccacaacatctcctgcagcaaccacaacaactcagtCATCAACAACAACTGCTGCAGCAACCACAACGACTCAATCACCAACTACAACAACACCTGCTGCAACTACAACTCAATCACTAGCCACAACAACTcctgcagcaaccacaacaactcaatcaCTAACCACAACAACTcctgcagcaaccacaacaacccctgcagcaaccacaacaactcaatcaccaaccacaacaacccctgcagcaaccacaacaactcaattACTAACCACAACAACTCCTGCAGCAAGCACAACAACTCAATTACTAACCACAACAACTcctgcagcaaccacaacaactcaattACTAACCACAACAACTcctgcagcaaccacaacaacccctgcagcaactacaacaactcaATCACGAACCACAACAACTCCTGtagcaaccacaacaactcaatcaCCAACCATAACAACTCCTGCAGCAACTGCAACAACTCAATCACCAACAACTCCTGCAGCAACCACCACAACtcaatcaccaacaacaacaactcctgCAGCAACCACTACAACtcaatcaccaacaacaacaactcctgCAGCAACTACAACTCAATCACCAACTACAACAACTCTTGcagcaactacaacaactcaATCACCACCTAGCAACAAACTACAAACTTCttgcaccaacaacaacaacaactcaatCACCAACTACAACAACAcctgcagcaaccacaacaactcaatcaCCAACTACAACTCA AACACTCAACACTCAATCAACATACAAACAACTCTTGCAGTAACTACAACAACTCAATCACCAACTACAACTcctgcagcaaccacaacaactcctGCAGCAACCACTACAACTCAGTCACTAACAACAACTCATGCAGCAACCACAACTCAATCACCAACTACAACAACAcctgcagcaaccacaacaactcaatcaCCAACTACAACTCCTGCAGCAACCACTACAACTCAGTCTCTAACAACAACAACTcctgcagcaaccacaacaactcctGCAGCCTCCACAACAACccctgcagcaaccacaacaactcaatcaccaacaacaactcatgCAGTAACCACAATGACTCTATTATCAACCACAACCTCTGCAGCAACCACAACTCCTTCACCAACCACAACTACCCCAGCAGAAACCATGACTACTCCATCGCCAACTACAACAACTGTTGCAGCAACCAAAACAACTcctccagcaacaacaacagccctTGCTGCAACCACAACAAGTCTAACACCAACCACAACCCCTGGGGCAACCACAACTCCTGGAGCAACCATTACAACTCCATcaccaaccacaacaactcctgcagcaaccacaacaactTCATCTCTAACAACAACCCCTGCAGAAACCACATCTCAATCACCAACCACAACAACCTCTGCAGCAACTACAACATCTCCAAAAACAACAACCCCTGCAGCAACTACAACAACTCCATCACCAACCACAACAACCACTGCAGCAACCACAACTCCATCTGCAACAACAACCCCTacagcaaccacaacaactccatcTCTAACAACAACGACCACAGCAGCAACCACAACAACCTCTGCAGCAACTCCAACTCGTCCATCACCAACCACCACAACCACTTTAGCAATCACGACAACTCCATCACCAACTACCACAACCACAATAACTCCATCTCCAACAACAACCCCTGTAGTAACAACAGCTTCATCACCAACTACAACAACTCCTGCATCAACCACGACGTCTCCATCACCACCAATATCCACCCCAGCTCAAACTACAACATCCTCAACTCAAAGCACAACAACTCGTTCCCTAACAACATCCACAACAGCAGCAGCTCCAACTACAACTCAACCATCAACCACAGCCCCAGCTCCTCCTACAACTCCAACTCCAACTACTACCATCTCAG GTACATTTAGCCAAAACCAAACCACTTACTCTGAAAGTGAAAATCTCAATTTTCTCAAATCGAAATGTGGAAATGTTTTAATGCCCTCTGATTATCTCCATTTCTTTACTATTCGCACACAAAGATTTGGTATTAAAATTCATAGTCACAAGGACCTTGCAAGAAG CATAGATACATCAGTTTCTGGAAACCTGACGATATCACCATACTGTGGTGTGCAAAATTCAGTCACAGGCTCTATTGCAGAGGTCATCAGCACTATAACTGACTACTTCCTCAATGCACAAACAAGCACTTCACCTGACGAGGCTGAATGCATGACTTTATTGCTCTCAGAAGTAGTTGCAAAGTTGGAGAGTGGAGAAATCGCCAATGTTACAGATGCGGCTTTGGCAGCCAAAATCGACAACGCTGTTTTGGCGGTATCTGCACTTATCCAACAACTGGAAGGACAAACGTCAACAGGTAAAGGAATTACGAATTTTGCCTTGAAATTCTAA